CAGGGTGGCGACCGTCAGGCTCAATCCGAGCCCATACGCCAGCGCGCGCGACACCTCAGGAGTCCCCGAGCAACCCGAGCGCGCGGCCGCCGTGGCCGAGCGCACTCCATGCGTGTTGCACGTAATCGATGCGAATCGGCGGAGAGGCCAGGTGTCGGGAAAATCCGCCGACGGCCTCGCCTGCTGCCGAGCAAGCGACACAGGCGGCCGCATCCCACTGAGCCTGCACGAGGAACGCCAGCACTTCACGCAATAGCTCGAGCTCGGCGTCCGTGGGCATGCCGCGCGCGCGCTTGAGCAGAACGGCCGCCGCCAGCGCCTCGCCGAAGCCTGCCGTGGGCGTGGTCTGCGGCACCGTCAAGAGGCCGAGCGGTGCGTAGCCTCCGGCCAACGCCGCGTCACCGCCTTCGGCCGCGCGCAAGATGAACCGCGCCTTGAAGGCGACGTAGTCGAGGCAGAACCGCTCGTAGCCATCGTGCCGGTGCATGGCGAGTGCGGCCCGCGCCGCCAAGCAGTGCCAGTTTTCCTCTACGTAGAAGAAGTTTCGTAGGGGGTGTTGCCAATAGCGTTCGGTCACGTAGTCCATGGCCGCCGTCGTCGCGGAGCGCACCTCGGCGATGGGCGGAAAGGCGTTCCTCTCGCCCTCGGTGCGCGAAGGCTCCGCCAGGAAGCGCTCCGCGAGAACGAGCGCGAGGAGCGCCTGGCCGTCGCCATAGAGGCGCCCGCCGCGGCTCGTGTCGGGGCGTCCCGTGAAGGTCGACGCGAAGCTGCCGTCCGGCTGCTGCATGCGCAAGACAAGCGCCGTAAGCCGTCCCGCGAGCGCGTCAAAGTCGCCGCCGACGAGGGGACGACACGACAAGAGCGCTGCGAGCGGCAACGCGATGTCGCCGAGCGCGGCGCTCGTTTGCCCCGGCAAGAGAAGCGCCCGGCTCTCGCCGAGGGGCCGCTCCAGCGCGGCCAAGTGCCCGAGCGCGAGTCGGGCCGCGCCTCGTACTTCGTCGGCCCCGCCACCAAGTTCGCACAAGGCGAGGGTCGTACCCGCTTGCCGCGGTACGTGGAGGCGGGCTTCCTGGGCCGCACCCGCGAAGGGGCTCGATCGAATAGCGGAAGTGACCGTCGTCGCGCAGCGCGGAGCACATGAGCGCGCGCCGCATCGGTGGCGTGCGTGAGGGCGGCTTCGTCGACTCGCGGGCGCGGCCCGCGACGGAGCGCGCGCAGACGTTCGCGCGGCGTGAGCACGCCATCGGCGCCCACGTGGAAGGCCGCCGTCTCGATGCGCGTCATGCCTGCGAGGTCGTCGCCGACGGCGTTGAGATCGGGTCCCAAGGCCGATGGCGACACTCCGAGGCGAGCGTCGGCGTCGATGGAGAAGCCTACCGCCATGAAGCGATCGCGCGCGACGAGCTGCCACGGCGCGGCGCAGCGCGCCTGGTAACACGCGCCGTCAAGGCCCGGCCTTAGTGTCAGCGGCGCGAGCCAAGGCAGCGCCGCGCCCAGCGGCTGAGTGGTCGTGACGACGTCGATTGCGAGCGGCGCCGCGTACGCGCGCGAGCGCACGAGCGCGGAAAGCGCGGTGCCCAGCTCGGCGAGGGTCTTCGCTTGGAGGCACGCCGCGCTGGGCACCTCCATGTCCCTCTGGAGGAACGTCACGAGGAGCGTCGCGTTCGCCTCGCGCGGGGGCGCCGCGCAGTCGGGCGCACGCACGTCTGCGAGCGTCACGCGCGAGGGCGCCCTCGGCGCGCCTCGAAGCGCCGCCGAGAGCGTGTTCGCGAGGTCGCTGTCGTGAGCGGCGGTCGGTTGGGCGTGCGCGCCGCGCGCGCAATAGCCGCTCGAGAGGACACCCAGCATGGCGACCGCGGTCCAAGGCAAGAGGTCTCGCCACGAGCGGAGGGGCCGACAGGATGCGAGGCCCCACGCAGCCACGGGGAGCGTCATCAGCAGCACGAGGCCGAAGGCGGCGATGGCCGCGCCCACCACCACGGGGCCAAGATGATGAAAGAGCTCGCTCAAGTACCACGCTGTGGTGCCAAGAGCCCAGGTCGCTGCGCCAAGCGTGAGGAGAGACGCCCACGCAAGAGCGAGCCACGCGCGTCTTAGCCAACGCGCGCCGCGGAGGGCCGCGAAGGCGGTCACGACGTGCAGCGCCGCGAGCGCCAGGACGGCGCCGCGAAAGAGCCACGCGCGCTCCGCCGGAACGCGCACCGCGGCCGCGATGAAGACAACGGCCTCGACGACGTTCACCGTGGCGAGGCCGTAGCGGCGCGGTCGCGACGCAGGCGTGCGCTGCGCGGCGCCCTCACGCTCCGCCTCGGCGTCCGCGTCGTCTTCCGTGTCGGGGTCCAAAACGCGGGCGAGTATCCCACGAATGGGGCCCACGAGACCCGGCGGCTCGTGATAGGGTGCGCTCCTTTTTTGCGCCCGCGCAGACCCGTGCCGGCGCGGCGGTAGGAGTCGTTCATGACGAAGCGTTGGTTGGTTCTTGCGGTCCCGGTGCTTACGGCCAGTCTCCTCGCGCAGCTCGCCTGCGGCGACGACGGCGGCGGAGACACGGGTACCGGTGGCGACGAAGACGTCGACGCTGCGAGCACCTTCGACTCCGGCACCCCCGACGCCACGCTCCCCGATTCGTCTCTGCCGGACACGTCCGCGCCCGACTCCACCACGAGCGACGTCTCCGTGCCCGACAGCACCGTCACCGACGCGAACGTGGCCGACGTGGCCGACGCCGGCGGGCCCATCTGCACGCGGTCGCCTGCCTTCTTCGACTCGGGCGCTCCGTACTTCAGCTTTGACGTCGACGTCACGGCGCCGGCGGGCACCTGCGCCATCAAGCCCTCCGTCATGCCCGACGACTCGTCGGTGAAGATGGTCATCAACTTCGACCCCGGCAGCCCGACCTTCAACATCTTCGTCGGGGTGAGTACGAGATGGTGAGCACCTCCGCGGTGAAGACCACCGCCGATGGCGGTGTCGTGGCCTTCGACGCCGGCGCGGCTAGCGGTAACGCCTTTGCGCCTGACGCGACGATCACGCTCGTGTTCCGTCGCAACGCCTTCGACGCGGGCCCCGACAGCGGCGACGCCGGCGGCGCGCTCTATCGGACGATGGTCTTCCGCATGAACAGCGCCGCCAGCTCGGCCAACTGGACGCTGACGCTCTTCTCGTTCAACTGAGGGCGCGAACTCGCAAGAGCCGCGGCGGCCTACGAGTCATCCGCCGCGGCATCACGCGTTCTTGAACGTCTGAACCTTGAGCCCGTCCACCGGCGTCGCGAAGAGCTTGTCACGCGTGGGCGAGAAGTCCTGCCCCTCCGCGAAGGTCCACGTGTAGCCCTGGAGCATCTTCACGGCGAAGACCTTCATCATGAGCGCCGCGAGGCGCTCGCCCGCGCAGCGGTGGCCTTGCTCGTGAATGCCGCCGCCGTGAGGGACCCAGGCTTGTTCTTGCCGTTCGTCGGCGTTGAGCCACCGGTCCGGATCGAGCTTGCTCGCGTCCCGGAAGACCTTCTCGTCGAGCATCGTGGCGCCGAGGCAACCGATGGACCGGTGGCCCGCCGGGATGCGCATGCCGTCGAAGGTGAGGTCGCGCTTGACGGTTCCGAAGAACGTGAGGGGCAAGATCGGTAGCGCGCGCCGCACCTCTTTGGTGACGCGGTCGACGTACTCGAGCTTCTTCAGCGTCGCGAGGTCGAGCGGCCCCTTGCCGACCTCGCGGCGGATCTCATCGCGTGCGCGATCGGCGATGTCGCGGCGCTGCCCAAGGCACGACGCGAGGAACGAGAGCCCGCCGATGACGGCGGCGTAGGCGCCGAAGAAGTGGAAGGTCTCGATGCGAAGCTCGTCGCGCGAGAGCTTGTCGCCATCGCCGTCGCGCGCGCCCATGAGCTGGGCCAGCACGTTGGTCTTCGAGGCCGTGGGCTTCTCGTGGGCATCGATGGCCGAGTCGACCACCGTGAGGAGGAAGTCGCGGGCCTTGAGCGCCTTGCCGTACGTGGTGAAGGGGAGGGGAATAGGGACCGACAAGAGGCCCGCGGCGGTCTTGCCGAACGCTTCGGCGATGGTCGGATCGTCCTTCGATGGATCGGCGCCGACGAAGAGCGCACCGGCGACGCCGAAGCCCAAGGCGTCGAGCTCCGGCACCCACGAGAACGGGCCGAGCGAGGACCAGCGCCGTGCATAGCGCTCGATGACCTGTTCGAGCACGGGCAGGTAGCCGGCGAGCGCCTCCTCGCGGAAGGCGTGCATCAAGAGTCGCTTGCGACGCTTCTGCGCGGCGCCGTCGAGGAAGGGGACCGCCTGCGGGTTGAAGATCGCCTGAACGTGGGGCGGGTTGGCGCCGGCGCGTTCGACGTTGTTGTCGTCGAGCAAGAGCGCGAAGGCCTCGGGGCCGACGAAACAAGCCGTCGGGTGGCCGAAGAGCTCGACCTTGAAGACGGGCCCGAGCTCGGCGGCCCGCTTGCCGAGAAAGCCGCTGGGGTCGCTGGCGAAGGCCAGCGTGTCGCCGATGAGCGGCAACGCAAAACGAGTCGGCAGATCGCGGAGCGAGCTTGTGGTCATCGTGTCGTGTCTCCCCAAGGCAACCCGGGCGCGCGAACGTGCCACCGGACCGCGGAAGCGTTGGTTCTAGCACGTGCGCGCCGAGCGTTGACGGCTCGAGCGCTACGCTGGCGGGACACTCTTCCAGTCGCTCAGGCTGTATTCGAGGGCGGCCTGCCGCTTCGCGTCCTCGAGCGACGCGTGCCAGCTCTCCCCCACCAGCTCGCCGGCTTCGCTGAAACGCAGGAGAAAGAAGCTGCCGTCGTCGGCCGCGATCTCCACGCGATGGGCGTGCGCGCCGGTCCCGAGGTACTCGTGCCCCGCAAGGTGCGGGGCCTCCCCGAGTCGGTGATGCACGAAGGCGCTCTCGAGTCGTTCGGTCATGGCGTCCTGTCAGCCTAGCCGATCGCGACCCGATGCATCGACGGTCCCCCGCACTGGCTTCACGGCCGCGCCACGGCCTTGCACCCAGATGGCCGGCACGAGGTTGCAGTCGAACGCGTAGCCTGCGTCAGAGACCGCCGTCCTCGAGGCTCTCCCTGCCGCCTCCCCTTCGCGCCTACCTCGGTTCTCGCAGCTCTTCCAGACCATGTCGCGGGTGCACCGCGGGTTCGGGCCTGGCGTGCAGCTCGAGGGACCAAACTTCGCGCGGCACTGCGTCGAGCGCTGTTGGCACTCGGCTTGGTCGAGCTCGGAGCAGAGGTCTTCTGGCGAGAGTCCGCATTGCGCGGAGCAAGCGCTGTTCACGCACGCGTAGTTGAGCGGGAAACACATCGGTGCAACGCTCGACTGTCCGGGGCAGTCGCTCGGCTGCGAGCAGTACGAGTCTCGGGTCTCAAAGTCGTAGGTCGTGAGACCACGCTTGAGCGTGAGCGTCGACCCCATGAACGTGTACGAGAAGCGACCCAGGTACGCCGCGTTGATCGGGGTGACCTCCTCCGCGGCCTTCAGCGTGATGGTCTTCTTGGTCACCCTCGCGTTGCCCGTCAGGCGCTGGGTCGACGTGCATGGTGCAGAGGCGCAGCGGACTCCGCTGTCGACGTCGGCCATGAACGTGCCGTCGCTGCGGAGGACGAGCGCCTGAAACGCGCCACCCCCAGGGAAGACGAAGGCGCCGACGAGGTTCTGGTTGCCGACCGCGAGCTCGCCTTCTGCCTCGTCGGTGTCGGCGGGATCGCCCTCGGACCCCGCGGAGCAGCCGAGCGCGCTCATCGACGTGACGAAGGACAGTGCGACGAGCTTCAGGAGTTTCATGGCAGGCCTCTTTGGTCAGGTTCGGGGGTGACATGTGTGTGGGATGCAGCAACCGCGCCGTGGACGATCGCCGCAACGCTTCGGTTCTGTGCGCGGAGAAAGGCCGCGGTTTTGGCGGGGAGCGCCGGATGAGGAGGATTTGCCGAGCGTGTGAGGGTGTCGTCTGTGGTCGACACGCCTCGCGAGGGTCGCTCCCCTGATTCGTGGACTCCCCATGGCGGCGCCCGTGCCCGCTGGCGCACGTCGGCACACGAAAGTGTGGAAAATGCCGGCGTTCATCGGGCCCGGCGCTTGCACTACGCTGCCCCAATGCGTTCCAACGACCTGCGCCGCGTTTTCCGCCACGTCCTTTCGCTGAGCCTCCTGCCGGCCCCTGCCGTCCTCGCGCTCGGCGCCTGCGGAGGCGGCGTCGTCGGCCTCGAGGGCAACGGAACCGAGGACGCCGCCGCCACCGATGGCAGCGCGAAGGATGGTGGCAGCTCTCCGATGGCGCGACGGCGGCTGCGAGCCCCCGAACGTGAAGGTCTGGAGCAAGCCCGGTTGCGGCATCCCCGCCAATAGCTGCTTGTCGCCCGATGCGCCGCGGCCTGGGTGCTACACGCTCGTGTGCAGCTGCTCCGGAAAGGTCGTCGGCGGCTGCGGTTCCTTCGACGAGCCCTACACGATCCTGCCGGGCGGTCCCGGGAGTGGCCTCCAGGAGGGCGACTCGTGCAACACCAAGCCGCCCATCGACGCTGGGCCCACCCTCGACACCGGGCTACCCGTCGACGCGGGGTGCGTCGCCGTGCCGGCGCCCGTTGCCGACGCTGGCTTCAGCTGCATGTCGTGGACCGTGCCCTTGCCGTGCGCGTTCCCCGCCGACGCGGGCTTCGTGTCGAACCCTGCAACGTGTCAGACCTACTGCGGCCCGAACGCGAACTTCTGCTCCAAAGAGACGGAGTCGACGCTCCGCTGCGATCCCGGCTGCGCCATCGGGCGCCGCCCCGAGGGCTTCGTGTCGTCCTGGCGCGAGGGCGGTCGCGACACCATCACCGGCCAATACTTCGCGGCCATGACCGAGCTCGAAGCCGCGAGCGTTTGGTCTTTCGAGCGACTCGAGCGAGAGCTCGACGCGCACGGTGCACCGGCGTCGCTGCGCGCGCGGGCACGTCGAGCCGCGGAAGACGAGCGGCGACACGCGCGCGTGGCGGGCGCCTTGGCGGTCCGCTTTGGTGCCGAGCCGACGTGCGCGGAAGAGCCGACGCTTGGCGTGCGCTCGCTCGAGGCGATGGCCCTCGAGAACGCCGTTGAGGGCTGCGTTCGCGAGACCTTCGGCGCGCTCAGCGCCACGTTGCAAGCCGAGCGCGCGCAAGATCCGCGGGTGCGCGCCGCGATGCGTCGCATCGCGACCGACGAAACGGCTCACGCCGGGCTCGCGTGGGCCGTGAAGGCATGGCTCGACACGCGCCTCGATGACGCCGCCAAGGCTCGTCTTCAAGAGGCCATGCGCCTCGCGGCTGACGAGCTCGCCGGCGAGGTGGCCGCCGAGCAGCCGGCGATCTTGCGCGACATCGCGGGCCTGCCTACGGCCGCGGAGGCGTCACGCATGGTCAGCGGCATGCAAGAGGCGCTCTGGGCGGCGTAGACTCCCACGCATGACGACGCGGCGAGCCTCGTGCTCATGTGGAAAGTTCGCGCTGGCTTGCGAAGGCGAGCCGGTGCGTGTCTCGATGTGTTTTTGCCTTGCTTGCCAAAAGCGAACCGGAAGCGCGTTCGGCGTTCAGGCTCGCTTTCCGCGCGAGGCCGTCGCGGTGGAAGGGACCTCAAAGGTCTACGAGCGCGTCGGTGACAGCGGCGGACGGGTGACGTTCCACTTCTGCGGTGAATGCGGCGCGACCGTGTATTGGGAGCTGGATGGCCTGCCCGCGTTCTTGGCGGTGGCCGTAGGCGCCTTCGCGGACCCGAGCTTTCAAGCGCCGACGATGTCGGTCTACGAAACTCGGCGGCACCCTTGGGCGCCGCTGCCCGAGTCGCTCCGCGAGCGCTTCGACTGAGTGGGCCTTCGCTCAGCGGCGCCCAGCCTTGAAGATTCGGCCGTCGCCGACGCCGAGGAACAGCGCGTTCTTGAAGTGCGCGATCGCTGTGGGCGCGACGTCGAGCGTGAGCTGCACGAGCTCCGTCGCTGCCTCGAGCGACGCGAGGTCAGCGACGAAAAGTCGGACGTTCCACGCCGCGGGCTTGGCGCCCGGCACCGACGCCGCCGTAAGGACGAGCACCTCGGAGGTCCCCGTGAGGGACACGTCCACGACGGCGAGGCCGCTGAGCGCAGTCACCGGCGTGAGGGCGCCGTCGGGCGCGACGCGCGCGAAGGTCTCGCGACCCGCTACCGTGCCCCAAAGAACGCCCGTCCCGTCGGGCAGCGGCAACGTGCCGCGCGGCAGGATCTTCTGGAGCGGATGCCCCGCGCCGAGCTCGGTCACTGCGGTGCCGTCGAAGGAGATGTTCTTCACGATGAGCCGGCCGCTCGAATAGACGCTCTCGTAACCGAAGGCGAAGAGCGGGCCGCTCGTCGGCAAGAGGTGGATGAAGCGCGTGTCGCCCTCGCCGGGCGTCGTGACCTGGACGCGTGTGACCGTTTGAAACGACTGCCCGCGATCGTTCGAGCGCCACAGGTAGCGGAAGACCTGGCCCGCCTCGAACTCGGTGCGAAAGTCGGCGCCGGAGCCGACGGAATAGATGGCGCCCTTGTAGCTTGCGAGATCGTGGACGTGCTCACCGCCGTTGACGGTGCGGTGCTTCTTGAAGGTCTCGCCTTCCAATCGATAGACGTTGCCTTGGATGCCCTTCGGCGTGGTGTTCTCTTGCGTCCACAGCTCGTCGGGATCGGTCGAGTCGATGCCCGCTTGCCAAAGCTCGCCGTCGAGCATGCGGTAGCGATCGATCTGCTCCTCGCCGCTTTGACGCGGCGTCTTCTGAGGCGCGCCTTGCCCGTCGCCAAGGACAACCACGGCCTCCACGGACGCCGGATCGTCGGCGGAGCGGAAGGCCCGCATCTCGATGGGGATCTTCTCGCCGAGGTTGTAGTCGGCGTCGCCGTAGCCGAAAAAGAGGCGGTCGCCAGCGGCCATGAGCTCGTTGATGGACGCGTTGAACTTGCCCGGCTGGTGCTTGCGCCCGACGGCCAGGTAGTCGTCGATGGGGGAGGCCCACGGCGCGAACTCCTCGAACGACTGCGCGGCGATTTTCGAGCTTCCGCCCCCGTCGGCGGCGCCCGCATCGACGCTCGCTTCGGCGCTCGGCGCGGCGCTGTTCGACGAGCAACCGACCGCGAACTTCAGGGCAACGACTGAAAGGAGAGAGGCTCCGCACGCGCTGAGGGGTCGCATCGGGGGCGCAAAATAGGCTCACTTCCGCGATGCGCCACGCGCCGGGAGCGTTTGCCGGTAAAGTCCCTGCTTCGAAGGCCCGCCCAGGTTTGTCTCTACCGGCCGGCGTTGAGAGCGCCAGCGTTTCTCTGCGCAAATTCGTTGGCTTCCGCGATGTCGAGCCGCACCGAGTCAATTAACACGCGAGCACCAAGTTGAAGCGATTTCTTCGCCGCGCCGTCCTCACGCTGGGTGTGCTCGCCCTCGCGCTTGGTGTCCTCTTGCTCATCGGCTTGCGCGAGGTGCCCGTTCCTGAGCGTGCGCGGTTCGCCATCGACCTCGGCGCCTTGCGCGCGCTCGCCGGGCCCGAGGACGCGTTGCCCGAGCGCGCTCGCGCGGATCTGGTCGGTCAGAGCTTCTTCCCCGAGTTCATCGGCATCGCTGGCGGCGGCGCCGCGCGCATGCCCCTCGGCTTCTACGTCTGGCAGTTCGTCTACAGCGACGGCACGCACGCGATCATCGACGCGGTCCACTCGAAGGCGTCGCACCCAACGCTGACGGGCGCGTACCACGACGACGCGTGGCAACGGCAAGAGCGCGCCGTCGGCGCCGCGAGCGTCATGGTCGTCACGCACGAGCACAACGATCACCTCGGCGGGTTCACCGAGTCGACGCATTTCGAGCGGCTCGGTGCGAAGCTGAAGTTGAACGCCGCGCAGCGCGGGCGTCCCCGTGCCGGCGGTGTGGCGCGCGATCTAAAGGGAGAAGCGACCCTCGAGTCGGGCCCTGAA
The sequence above is drawn from the Myxococcales bacterium genome and encodes:
- a CDS encoding ferritin-like domain-containing protein, with translation MKVWSKPGCGIPANSCLSPDAPRPGCYTLVCSCSGKVVGGCGSFDEPYTILPGGPGSGLQEGDSCNTKPPIDAGPTLDTGLPVDAGCVAVPAPVADAGFSCMSWTVPLPCAFPADAGFVSNPATCQTYCGPNANFCSKETESTLRCDPGCAIGRRPEGFVSSWREGGRDTITGQYFAAMTELEAASVWSFERLERELDAHGAPASLRARARRAAEDERRHARVAGALAVRFGAEPTCAEEPTLGVRSLEAMALENAVEGCVRETFGALSATLQAERAQDPRVRAAMRRIATDETAHAGLAWAVKAWLDTRLDDAAKARLQEAMRLAADELAGEVAAEQPAILRDIAGLPTAAEASRMVSGMQEALWAA
- a CDS encoding cytochrome P450, producing MTTSSLRDLPTRFALPLIGDTLAFASDPSGFLGKRAAELGPVFKVELFGHPTACFVGPEAFALLLDDNNVERAGANPPHVQAIFNPQAVPFLDGAAQKRRKRLLMHAFREEALAGYLPVLEQVIERYARRWSSLGPFSWVPELDALGFGVAGALFVGADPSKDDPTIAEAFGKTAAGLLSVPIPLPFTTYGKALKARDFLLTVVDSAIDAHEKPTASKTNVLAQLMGARDGDGDKLSRDELRIETFHFFGAYAAVIGGLSFLASCLGQRRDIADRARDEIRREVGKGPLDLATLKKLEYVDRVTKEVRRALPILPLTFFGTVKRDLTFDGMRIPAGHRSIGCLGATMLDEKVFRDASKLDPDRWLNADERQEQAWVPHGGGIHEQGHRCAGERLAALMMKVFAVKMLQGYTWTFAEGQDFSPTRDKLFATPVDGLKVQTFKNA
- a CDS encoding GFA family protein produces the protein MTTRRASCSCGKFALACEGEPVRVSMCFCLACQKRTGSAFGVQARFPREAVAVEGTSKVYERVGDSGGRVTFHFCGECGATVYWELDGLPAFLAVAVGAFADPSFQAPTMSVYETRRHPWAPLPESLRERFD